TTTTACACacaaatagttaattattttttttgtattgctAACTTGATTCAATTTTATGTGTTTCTAAACAAATTTTAGTTGACGTATTCTTGCATAAAGATtatttttgatatattattCTTGTAAAATGTTATAAtgtgtttctttgttattatttaaattcattATCATGTTCTTATAAAAATAGTTAACTATTCAATATTTACAGGTTTTGTGGGAGTGTTTAAAACCCACGTAAAtaaccatttttttaattaaaaaaattcagtttgtgaaaattttaaatcgctacaaaatgatgaaaaaattgtcacataaattaatttaaaatttctacTGAACAAACAACAAACCGCCATTAaatgatattctggaattttaTAAAATCGTCACAAATAAATTTGTGACATTTCAAATTTTAGGAGTTTAAAAATTACTATAAGCCTTTTTATGGAAGTTTGAAACTGCCATAATCTAAAAAAAACTatcacaaaataacaaaaattttatagtgaatttctttctattaatatattattaaagcCTTCTATCTCAAGTCAAAGAAAGATGATGAAAGTTGCCCCAAAGTTTAGCAGTGTCAATAGTGAAAGTACAAGAAATCAAGCATACTATAatcgaaagaaaaaaaaaaaagtgaaaatttaCCTGCAGTTTaaagttgatatttaaaaattgttagataatttgataaatttgacTAAATCATCATTTAATGATTATTAACTATtaacttcacataaaaataattacatataagatttcaaaaaaaaaaaagcacaaaaatattACCAAACACCATTAcgtcacaaaaaaattaaaaataataaatactttCGTTTCTTGACTAGTAAtctcatatttaaattttagatatgaCAGAAActatttatgatattttattagataaataaaaatattttaagaagaaaaaatatgattacacaagaaaaaaaattccatCATAAATATACACACTCTGATAAATACATGTATAATACTCtcgattatatttatttaaccaTTACATAAAATGGAATTTCTCTTAAAATTGGTCCACATTTTATGTATGATAGGATCCGAAAGGACATGACATCCTTAGTTGGGACCCtaagtaaagaataaaaattgcATGCCCCTCTTTTCCTAGTAATAGTAATAGTATGTATATGTATGACTCAATGAACCAAAGTAATGCTTTAGTCTTTATCAAACAATTGTCTAATAGCATTGACAATATTATAGTAACATGGAAACAAGATACATTGTCAATTTGTCACTCACCATCCGAGCCACAAATTAAATGGGTACCGCAAGGTAAGGGTGCGTTTGGATGTGATTTTTTGTccaaaaatttactttttatatatttgtatttttgtatactcttttttaaaaagttatttttttttaaaaaaatataacttttatatgaaagcaataatttaattttgatcactgttaatataaaatagttttatacgTGTATCAAATCACATAACGTCATATTAtcaaaaataactattatttttattgattatgtGATGATCATCTAAAAAGACGGATGTAATTCTACgattgtgtattttatattgttagtgcatcaaaattaaatttgtaaaagTAAATAGGAGTAAGTTTTCATTCAAACCAGGTTTTAGGTTTTAATTAAGCCCCCTCTTTATTTGAGATTTAGTTTCGCTGATAGGCAGagatgaataatttaaaaaaaaaaagttgacaTGAGAAGCCAAAATAGTGAAAATATACATGAATTGATGTGTGTTTTAGTGGTGGACGTGGTGTTGGCGGTAGTGACTGCTGAAATAGAgttggaaaaaaaaaggaaagaaggaagagagaataacaattaataaaagtttaaaagaatgtcattttttaaaaaagaatcgAAATTATTTGGAAATTTATTCATTAAggttaattagtttaattttttaaaaataacatgtatataaatatttttattaggttGACACTAGAAAACGTCAGAAGATGAAGCAATTTACTTATtatatttgtttcaaaatttaatcagATATGCTAATTGATTGTTTTAGCTTCATAAAACATGattgaacaaaattaaaagtacCAATATCTTAAGGTATAtttgtttttcaatcttttttatatatgataTAATGAAATTATTGATTTAAGATGTCTTTTTATAAatgatattttgttaattttttaatatttattttctcaaaaataagaaaaataataataaaaaggaaataGGCTAAGGCCTAATTATAGTTTATCAATCTGATAGGTCAAGAACTAATCCGTCACAGATTGAAATTCTATTTAAATATTTCGTTAGCTTGAGTTGTTACATGCAGCATGGATGATTCGAACCACCCGACATTTACTTAAACgaacaaataaactaaatattaGATCAATTCAAGTTGGGTTAATTATGTACATTTATTTATCTAAATCAAAATTACCCATGCATTTTTTGGGCTGGACATTATCCATGCATCAAAACTTACAGAAACACAAAATTGGGCTAAAAGCTATTGCATTTAGAACAAAGATTCATAACTCCAAACAAAAATATGCCTAGTCCAAAAGTAGAAGCGGGtcaaagaacaagaagaacaggCCCAGATCCCGTTTCAGACgaccaaaaatatttatatccAGTTTCAGACGACCAAAactatttatctaaaaaaaaaagaagaattgtGACAGAAGCTATTGCGCAAGCACAAGCGAGTACCCTTTCTTCACCGTTTTCCTTTTTCATTGATTCATTCCATTTCGCCGACAACAAAACGAACCCTCACGGCGtgctttaaaataaataaatctctctctctctctattcctttttttttttcatttcactTTTCACTTTTTTTCGCTTCCAACCAAATTCaatcctttcttcttcttcttcgaacAAACCAACCCAATCGAACTTAACTGAAAATCATTCAACTTTCGAAACGATGCCGGGATTAACGTGCAACGCTTGCAACAAGGAATTCAATGACGATACAGAGCAAAAGCTTCATTACAAGTCTGAGTGGCATCGCTACAACCTCAAACGCAAGgtttgaatcttttttttttcattttttatttttgattctTTGGAAAACcagttaaattttttaatcatcaGTTTAGAAAACcgtttatcttaatttttttttttatgatgtcCAGTGTTACCAAGTTCGACTTTGTTTACTCATTTTATTAaaccctaatttttattttttagctaACTATATATTCTGGATTTTGGTTGTTCAATCCGGGAAAATTTTAATCATTGTGTTATGTTGTTTTGgtctttatcttttcaatttctcaCTTGAGTTTCGTCTTTTACCGGGAAAATTTATATTACTATAAGGGTTTGTTATTGCTTTTGCTTAGGTCGGTGAGAAGTAATCAAATGTGTTCACTGTTAGGGTTGGTTCAATTGCTAGGATAAAATAACATCATTGAGGAAACAAATGTTTTGTTTGATTTGCACTGGTGTTTTCTTCTGTTGCATTTGAGAGTGCCTTAAGGACAATGTTCAATTGGTGCTTGTGCTGAGAATATAGTGGTATAGGGAGGTTTTAATACTGTTGGAAATCGTTTTTCGTGGAGTGTGGGAGCTTTAAACTCGTAATGTTTGGTATTGAACTATTGATagtattctttctttcttgtttgtttttccTCTCATCGTTCCTTTTTATCGCATTCACCTTTTTTAGTGCATTCCTGGATTGATATATTAGATACAAATGTATTAAGATATAGTGATACATTGATCAAAGAGTGGAACAGAAAGTGGTAATgagaaataaaaggaaatagAGAGGTTTTATCCCCTCTTTTTCTTGAGGGGGTTGGTATCTATAATCTATCCACTTTGAAGAAGTTTATTTACTTCTATCTTGtaggaagaaggaaaagaaaaggggggTGGTTGATTTATTCGCggaatttatatttatatttacattATATAATGGTaaatttcccttttcttttgtgGAAAATAGGTGGCTGGGGTCCCTGGGGTGACAGAAGCTCTGTTTCTGGCTAGACAATCTGCTCTTGCTCAAGAGAAAGATAAGTCTAATGAAACCCCTATGCTCTATAGCTGTGGTCTTTGCGGGAAGGCGTATAAAAGTTCTAAGGCTCATGCCGAGCACCTTAAATCACGTGGTCATATTATGCGAGCATCCGAAGGAACTAGCCAATCAGATGAGAAGGCGATAGTCAAGCCACTTCCACGCCGTGTGGCAAATAGGCCTTCCCCGAGAAGAGAGGTAGACAAGTCTGACAATGAAGAAAGTGAAGATGAATGGGAGGAGGTTGATCCTGAAGATGATTTGGTTCATGATGCTGCAAAGTCTATCACTGATTTGGACATGAATGATCATGACGGTAATGCTGATATGGACGAAGATGATGATAGTTTTGAGGAGTTGGATCCATCATGTTGCTTTATGTGTGATAAAGAGCACAATACAATTGAAAGCTGCATGGTTCACATGCACAAGCACCATGGATTCTTCATTCCAGATGTTGAATATTTGAAGGATGCTAAAGGCCTTCTAACTTATCTTGGGCTTAAGGTATAATTTTTGCCCTACTTCAAcgttttttataattaaaaccTCCTGATCCTAATTTCACCATGCTGTTCTATTTTTCAGGTCAAAAGGGACTATATGTGTCTCTACTGCAACGACCGATGTTATCCTTTCAGCAGCTTGGAAGCAGTGAGGAAGCATATGGAAGCTAAAAGTCACTGTAAAGTGCATTATGGTGATGGTGATGACGAGGAAGAAGTGGAGTTAGAAGAATTCTATGATTATAGCAGCAGGTTAGTTCAGTTTTGACGGTTTTTCCTTTGAAATTGTATGAACTACTGCAACAGAATTGATAACACAACATCCACTCACGAACCATTACTCTTATTTTTCCTCCAGTTATGTGGACGAGCAAGGCAAGCAGCTGGTTGTATCCGGCGATGCAGTTAACAATGTAGAACTTGGCGGTGGTGAGCTCATAATCACCAAGAAAACTGATCGTGGAACATCAACCACAACTCTTGGTTCCCGGGAATTTCTGCGTTATTATCGTCAGAAACCTCGACCTTCATCTGCAAATAGTATGGCCATTACTGCTGCATTGGCTTCAAGGTTATTTCCCAACCTTGTCTTTAATATTTGTAAAAACATTTGGTgtttgacaaaagaaaatagagaatcATGTGGTAATTGggatcccttttttttttgttcttatttatttcCAGGTATAGAGGCATGGGCTTGGCTACGGTTCAATCAAGAGAACAAATGGTGAGGATGAAAGTACTGAAGCAAATGAACAAGTCTGGTGTGGAGAATATGCGCACCAAGATAGGAATGAAGAACAATGTTATAAGGAACTTACCAAAGAATGTTCCATATTAGTCCCCTTTGTTTATTACCCGCTTCTGTTTGAAATTTATGCTAtgttttgaattagaaagttaTTAAGGAGCCTATAATGTTCGTTTTGAAGTAAGTTTACATATCTTGACCCCTTCAACATCCACTAAGTTTTGGGGGAGATAACCCCGAAGGCAGATTTTTTGTCAgttgatttttgttataatgGAATGCCATATTTTCCATCAGAGAGGGTGTTATTTGCTTCAGATTGAAATAGTGTAGGTTTTTTTAGGGTATTGGAACAGGGCAGAAATCCAAAAGAGAGAAATTTTATCTACAAACTGAACGGgagttaatattcaaaataGCTCCTGAAATTTAACTCCCTAAGCAATTTAgcctttaaatttttaattgactCAAATTGTACCCTAAAATTGACTCGTGTCTCAATTTGGCTTTTTCGACGTTTTCTGTTATCGAAAAACTGACTTGGCAATTTTAAATGATACGTGGTACTATAGCGCTTAGATAATATGGTTAAATTTTTCAAGGTATCAATTTAATCCCTCACAGTTTGAACATAAAATCTAGTGCAGTTTCAATTTTCTAAATCGTAGAAAGAGTTCTGCAGAAAGCTTTGGAGCAACAGTTTGTCACTTGGTGAAAATCTTAAAACCACCATCATCAAGATTCTTTGAAACCCCAAAGATAGTAACTGTTGATGGAACTTGGACAAGTTTGATCTTCCATGCTGTGATGACACCAAAGCTTGACTTCCTCCACTTCTTATGACCCAAAACAGATTTTTCCCTATTATTCTTCTGTTCAGTATCGCCTCCATTAACATTGATTATATGTGCATCGATCACATTATCAATTGCTAGGCCATATTTCCTGGAGATGGTGCCAAATTCACCTCCACTAAGTGTCCTCCAATGCCAATTGTAGCGCAACTTCCAGCAGGGAAGTCATGAACCTTACTTCTATTCGCAATTGTGTAGTAGAGTTCTCCTAGAGTAGTACCTCATTCAACCCACGATGTTTCGTCTTTCATGTTAATGGTACTTCATAACATGATATTCggctttttcattttaataaatatttaaaatatttaattcctAAAATACGCATAATGAAAAAGAGATATCAAAATGCACATGTCCGTCACCAAAATAAAATGCACGTCTACTTTGTGAAAGGTTCCcacaaaatgaaattgaaaggtTCTCCCTCTTCCATTTTGCAAGAGatcaaattttagttttttatatgattattaaataattcttcaaagatttttttaaaattttagaacaaATGTATAAATAGtatgttaaatataaaaattatttgtcactaataaaaataaaagttgatCTATTTTGTGTCTTAAGGAGACATGTtaagtttataaattaataaattttttattgaaaatatgaaaaatttaaatttttcatgtatttattttatatttattaaataaaaatatttaaatttttttaataacaataaatttatCATGTGTACTTAGGACACACATTAACTACTACGATTTTGGGAAATTAAGACTGTGCTAGGTTTTATGGTCAAATTGTGAGGGGTTAAATTAATGTCTTGGAAAATTCAGCCATGTCATCTAACCGTTATAGTGCCACGTGTCATTTAAAATTGCCAAGTCAGCTTTTTAGTGACGGAAAACGTCGGAAGGGTCAAATTGAAGCACGGATCAAAATTTCATGGTACAATTTGAGTCAGTTAAAAGTTTAAGGGCTAAATTGCACCGGAAGTCAAATTTTAGGGTtattttgagtattaactcaCTGAATGGGCAAAGAAGTCCTTTGCTCATCATCAATTAGGATCTTAGCAACGTGTCTAAGAGGTATTCCAAAACTGAAATCCTTATTCTACGCTTAAGCTTTTTGGAACTAGGCAATCAGTCTTGTATCCAGATATGTATTTCTAGTTGAAGCCAAATGCTTCTCTAAATTTCTTCGCTCATTGATGAATAAATATCTACATTGCTTCCTTAAATTTGCATCATATGTCAAATTGAttcctaaaattttatttgaccTAATTAGATCTTCAAATTTTGACCCGTAATTCGCGTTAACTTTTATTACATTTACAAGTCAAATTACAATCTCTTCGAGCAGTGAGATCATCGTTGTTACTCTCTTCGTGGTGCCATTTAAGTCATTTCTGTTGCCACCAAACAACGTAGTTTTCATTCATACACCATGATAACTTAATGTGCCATTTCAGTTCAAAATGTGAGAGTCCGTAGTGGATCAATTCAAATTTATGATGCAAATTTCAGAAGCTATTTTGGATATTTATTAGGTCATTGATCATTGCAATATTGGCATCAGATGGTCAGAGTCATACTCAACAATGTTATACTTAAGTCTCACATGTGGAAGTTAGCTTATCGGATATTTAACCCTTCAACCAAACACATAGGTAGGCTAAATTACACTGATTATCATAATTTAGACGAGATTACAGACGATATATCTCTCATCAatgtgtaaaattataaattaactaTAATTTAAATAGTATTTACACAGAATACCCtgcattttgtaaaaatatgaCACCAACTTATCGTATATTTTGTGAAATACAACGCCAATCTCTCCTATAAACACAACACTAATTAAAGTAGAACTGACAAATCAGGCAATGAAAAGGTTCAATGTCatttatcctttttttaatttatcaactGATGGTAGTGCATTGTTAGTTTGTTATCTCATTTAACCAATAGACTGAATGTCCAAATTCTGAAGGACATGCACTAAAACTACCTATTAATGCATTgtcaataattcaaaaaatgaaTGATATTATTCTATCTTACAATGAGCCTAGTTGATGGTTACTACATTACTAAATTTCATGAAGGCCCAATAATTTAGACCAAGGAATGaaggaataataaaagtataaaacacAGTTCACCATGTTCCAGAAAGGGCCAATGTAGGGAATGATCAGCTTTTCCATATTGCGATTTGTGTGTCATTTACATCAATTTCATTCTTTTTGCAGGTCCTTGATCAACAATGGGATCGCCAGGAGGAACCTGCAACTCTGCTCCTTCTTGAGCTTCGGGGCCTTTATCAGTTTCTCCTGCTGCAGCAGGAGCATATCCTTCTGgaaatggtggtggtggtggggcAGGCGGTAGCTGCAGCAGGAAGTTAATACCCATTTAACACTGACAATCACATAtgagagaaacaaaaaaaatctggGAAGAATGTGGTAAAACTGTAGTAGTTCTTCACATTTTATCAACATATTCTGAAGTCTGAACTTCTAGAGTAAAGCTTGTATATTTACCACAAAAGGTAACAACGTTGATGCATGAATTGCAAGACTtctaaataaagaagaatgtgAATAACAGCATATTTAGTGACCCATATGTTTTAAGCAGTTTTTGTGACAGTCAATAAGTTAGACACACAAAGGCAAAAGACAACAGATTTTGTTGATAGCATAACCATTAACCAGGATATaaacattttatattttctcAAAACTACTTCCACTGTATCCATATACATTAGTTTAAACATGTACCAAATTTTGAAGTGGTGGTTATTTTGGATCGGGGGAGTAATATAATGGATATTCTAGACaaggattttaaaattcaatcttCCGTTTCCCCTTAATCCTATTTTCCTCTCCTTCACAAAACAAGTTAAACATATAGGGAAgtcatattttttaaacttaCCTTGCGCTGCAGGGATGCAAGAATTTGATCCACGCGCCTAACTTCCTTCAAGTCAATTGTCTCCTTAGCAACCTTTGATTCCGTTACCACAGTCTCATTTTCAGAATCAACTGATCAagcaagaaaaatcaaaattaagttAATGTGAGTGAAAGTCAGCAGTGTACTGTTCTATGGTCATAAGCTTCAACAAGATCATGACATAGTTTAATAACGAACTATGCCCATAATTAGAGTCGACTAATTACTATAGCAGTATAGTTTTAGTTACAATACACTTATAAACCCTGTTGTCAAGATACTCTGgttaaaaatatctcatccttACAAGATTTGGTGTATTTGGTTGTAGCATAGTTGCATGTtcagttaaaaattttatggaCAAACAAGTTTGTGGTAAAAAATTAGATATCCAGCCTCCATCATGATCACTTGTATTTTCCCTCTCAAATTTGTCGAGCAGTTGGAAAGTTTGCTTTATTGATAGATTTTCCAGTTTTCTTTTCTGCTATTGAGAAGTGGATCTCTTTGTGTTCCAGGTTTTTTTGTATAGTTTTTGTAGCTACAAAATCATTCTTcaccagaaaagaaaaaagtttcgtctttaagaaacaaaaaacaacGATCTCTCTTACCATGTCCTATCTTCTCCAGCTTTGAGGCAGCTGTAGTAAAGGCTTTCTGTATATAATAGAGTGCCCTTCCCTGCAAGATCAATCACAAAACCAGTTTTGAATAACACCTTCTCTCCCAATGTAAAAGAAAAGATAATAGATTACAGAAACTGTATAGGGGAaagcttttaatttttatgcacCAACGActagtaaattatttttttctatagtGTCAGCTGGAATTTAAAATGATATTCATCAAGACTTTGAACAATATGAACCTAATCCAGATTTCATATGGGGAAACAATGAGCAAAATTTCACAACTGAAACTTTTTCTGATTTTCACAATCTAAAGTCCCCATCTCATATCATGCAAGCTATTCAGTGCAAATCAATTGTTTTGAAGTTAGAAAATTACCCCAAAACAGCCAAAAACGAAAATGTAAATCCAGCAAGAACTTACAATTCGAGCAGCAAAAACATTGCATAGTTGTGGTGCCTGGTAAATTGAACCATCCAAGATGTAGTATGCCAGCATCGGAGTAACTTTCTCAGGGCTATCTCTCTTTTGTTTGCGAATTACAAAAAGGTGGGGTTCCAAAACTTCACTGAGCATATACTCTATCCCTGTCATCTTCCTGAAGAATAAAACCTGGTTTAGACATCTACTTCACACCTTAAatcatttgatgcaatttactaaTTTGCAGTAGCACCGCTTAGCCtaaacaaaattcagatttcccAACAACTTGGTTTCCTCAATAACCTACAGAAATTTTCAACCGAAAGCTTTCTCCTTTGCACACTTCTTAACAGAAACCAAACTCCAAATACTACAAATTTCCAGCTCTAGAAATTTCATCTTCCCAAACCTCCTAATTTATCGACCAATCAATTCCACAATTTCCACATATTTTGACAAATCAGTCAACACCAAACTAACCCAAAATGCAGATACAACGCAACAATGGCATACACAAAAAGGAGTTTGAGATGGTTGGCGACTTACGATAGTTGTGAGATGTCGAGGGGGTGGACGGAACGCATTCGAAGCTGCTCATTGTTGCAGCCCCAATCATAAAAGGGGGACAAAGCAAAGTAATCAAACACCAGGTTCCGATCCAATGGGTAGGTGTTAAGCCAAAGCTGGTCTCTGAAGCATATTCCAGTCATGTCGGTCCCTGGAGTTGGCGGCGGCGGTGGCGGTCCTCCGTCAAACACTGGATTTCCCGGTGGCCCCATCGGTGGCGGTGTCGCCATCTTAGGTTTTATGTAAAACGAGCTGCTCCTACTCCTAAAAGTGTTGTTTTCAATTatcaataacaaataattttttaaaaaatcacaaatataATAGGCAATCATCTACAGAAATCTAGAATCAATATGGAAAGCAAGATAATCTCAAAATTTATAACACAAACAACCTATAAAGTCAACAActtgtttcttttgaaaaaaaataatggcATACCGACGGAGAAGCAGAGAGGAGGGGGGCAGCGGTGAGTGGCCGGATGGTAGCGCAGTGTGCCACTGgcagaggagagagagaaagagagagagacttAAAAGTGTTGAAGATGAAGGACTGAGAAGTTGATGACAAAGCAGCGCTCTGTCTCAACCTTGTTCTGTGTTCTATCATAAAAGCAATTAAGAGTTAGCTACGAGAGTAATGAcctattaattagaattttcatttaactcctattattagaaaaatt
This portion of the Arachis duranensis cultivar V14167 chromosome 6, aradu.V14167.gnm2.J7QH, whole genome shotgun sequence genome encodes:
- the LOC107495306 gene encoding mediator of RNA polymerase II transcription subunit 6; the encoded protein is MATPPPMGPPGNPVFDGGPPPPPPTPGTDMTGICFRDQLWLNTYPLDRNLVFDYFALSPFYDWGCNNEQLRMRSVHPLDISQLSKMTGIEYMLSEVLEPHLFVIRKQKRDSPEKVTPMLAYYILDGSIYQAPQLCNVFAARIGRALYYIQKAFTTAASKLEKIGHVDSENETVVTESKVAKETIDLKEVRRVDQILASLQRKLPPAPPPPPFPEGYAPAAAGETDKGPEAQEGAELQVPPGDPIVDQGPAKRMKLM
- the LOC107495353 gene encoding cytoplasmic 60S subunit biogenesis factor REI1 homolog 1 — protein: MPGLTCNACNKEFNDDTEQKLHYKSEWHRYNLKRKVAGVPGVTEALFLARQSALAQEKDKSNETPMLYSCGLCGKAYKSSKAHAEHLKSRGHIMRASEGTSQSDEKAIVKPLPRRVANRPSPRREVDKSDNEESEDEWEEVDPEDDLVHDAAKSITDLDMNDHDGNADMDEDDDSFEELDPSCCFMCDKEHNTIESCMVHMHKHHGFFIPDVEYLKDAKGLLTYLGLKVKRDYMCLYCNDRCYPFSSLEAVRKHMEAKSHCKVHYGDGDDEEEVELEEFYDYSSSYVDEQGKQLVVSGDAVNNVELGGGELIITKKTDRGTSTTTLGSREFLRYYRQKPRPSSANSMAITAALASRYRGMGLATVQSREQMVRMKVLKQMNKSGVENMRTKIGMKNNVIRNLPKNVPY